In Dryobates pubescens isolate bDryPub1 chromosome 19, bDryPub1.pri, whole genome shotgun sequence, the sequence CCCATCTTGGGTGCCCTCCAGCTTCCCCAGCTGAGTCACCACAGccttgctgtgccatgcagatgAGCTTCCTTGATCCCGAATGCCAGTGGGGCCAGGAGGGCTGCGGGAGGAAGGCAGCTCCCATGGAAATAGCATGAGATGAACGCAGGCCctggtgaggagctgtgggagcctgcagagccatcctgcagcctgtcccagcacagcccctgtgggGACTGTGCCCCCAGAGACAATCCTGGGTTCCCCAGAGCTGTCACAGGCGTGGACCTGGCCCCCgcacaggaggctgtggctgccggGAAGGGGAGCTTGGCTTTGCCGGGGGCGCTGCCCCGGCGTGGGATCCTTGTGCTGCGGGCGGTGGCGGAGGCAGCGCGGTGCTGAGGTTGCACAGCGCCACCTTGCGGCCCCAGCTGGGAGCGCGTCTGTTCCTCCgcctcctctgcttccttctgcctGCCGCGTCCCGGGGGCGGATCCCCGGGGCGTTGGGAGgcgatctgctggagggcagcgctgtggagaaggacctgggagtcctgataCATAAGGTCTCCATggaacagcaatgtgctctggtggccaagaaggccaatgggatcctgggggacattcagaagagtgtgatCAAGGGgatttcctccccttctactctgccctactgaggccccacctggaatattgcatccagctctgggctccccatttcagaagagacagggatctgctggagagagtccaagggaaggctacaaggatgctgaagggactgcagcactgcctgatgaggaaaggctgagagccctgggcctGTTTaatgtggagaggagaaggctgagaggggatctgatcaatgtgtatcaatatctgagggctgggtgtcaggaagggagggatggggacagcctctgctcacttgtgccctgggataggacaaggagcaatagatagtaactacagcacaggaaattccacttcaacatgaggaagaacttcatcactgtgagggtcacagagggctgcaaaaggctgcccagagagattgtagactctccttctccggagactttccagcactgtctggatgtgttcctgtgccaccTGTGCTGGACTTGatgcttctgctctggcaggggggttggactggaagatctccagaggtctcttccaaccctgaacaTCCTGTGAAGCTGTGATGTGGACAGAGAAGgtcctgggctgtgcagggaagAGTCAGCAGGACCAGGCCCCAACACTGTGGCTCTTAATCTAAGGCAAGGCAGTGGCTACATGGCCAGCTCTGAAGGCTGCTTCActgtgcccatggctgggggaggCTCCAGAAGCACATAAGGGCAAGGCAGGACACAGAGGCTGTGGCTTGCAGGCAGAGGTTTATTGAGGTGTTtgcacaaggagcagtggaacagggccccactgccagcaggctggTCATCATCCCTGTAGGTTCTTGAAATGTACCTCCAGAGGGAACTCTGTCCTGGCTCTGTGGCCTTCTGCAGGAAACATCTGCAAGGGATGTTCACAGGGCCACAGGGCCTGTGGGCTGTCACTCATGGGGCCCCCATTGACAGCTGGGATTTGTGGGGTGTACACATGCAGGCACTGCCACATTCAGAGATGAGGAGAGGGgtgccaggaaggggctgcctCCAGGCACTGGCATCAGAGCAGAACCAGGGGCtcacaggcacaggcagcagcagcacagggccccagctgccagcaggctgggctggcatcTTACCAGGGCAACACATTCCCTTCCCAGTCCAGGAAGGTGCCAGTGTCCTtctcagagagggaggagagcaccTTCAGCATCCCTTGCACGCTGGCATCCACTGtcactgggggctgtggggcagagaggcATGGTCAGCTGatgcccaggcctggctgagggctgccctgctgcagctgtggccaggGGAAGGAGCCCCttgggctgaggagaaagcaCCAGGCCTGGGCACAAAACCCAGCAGGAGTCCAGGGGAGGGGGCCATGAGTAACAGAGGGTCAGGCAGGAAGGTCAAAGcaggggccctgggcagcagcactgaggacaCTGCCATGGTGGGGCTCATACCTGGTACCCGCCGGAGCTCCCCAACTCGGTTTGCACCCAGCCAGGTTGCAGAGCAACGCAGAGGATGCCGTGCTCCCGGTACCCCAGGGACTGGCACTTGGTCAGCATGTTGAGAGCAGTCTGTGGGGAcacaggagaggctgctgggagcaggggaaagctggctgcagggggccatGCCCagatgccagggcaggggcagcaagtCTGAGCTCAGCATGGCCTGGGGGTACCTTGCTGCAGCGGTAGGAGATAACAGGCATCAGATCAAAAATTCCAGGAGAAGTAATACAGCCACCAGTGCTGGAGATGTTGATGatggctgccttgctgcagctcagtgctgagcctgggctcccctgggcagccttcttcaGCAAGGGCAGGAATGCCttgggggagagaagaggagaggtagGCACACATGGAGGTGGCACAAGGGTTAGgaccagctccttccccagcagattacactggaagcagctccaaagcatcctccctccttttcccactgccccagcaccacaggctccagctcctgagctccaggctgcagctccacaaGCTTCCTGTGGAACAGAGGCAGGACCCTCTCCCACCTGTACTTTATGCTCCACTAGGACAGCCCAGCTTGGGTGAGGCTCTCACCTGGCCCATCAGCAGGGGCCCAATGGTGTTGGTGGTGTAGATCTCTGTCATGTTCTCCAGGGTCTCATCATCAAGATTAGCATTCCTGACAATTGCAGCATTGTTGATGAGCAGGGTCAGCCCCGAGCCCCCCAGGTGCTTCTcaactgtggctgcagctgccttgatgCTGGCAGGGTTGGAGACATCTGCAGAGCCAACACAGGGCAGGTCAgagcccacagccccctggTGCCATGGCGTCCTCTGTGTCCCCTTGTGGATGTTCCCTTGGGGCTGGCCACAGGCAGGAGGGATGGCAGTGCCTGTTGTCTGCAGGCACCTGCCCACAGGCAAGGCTCACTCGTGGCACAGGGctcccaggctgtgtgctgtgtcCAGGCACTGGGCAGAGGAACCAGAGTGAGCAGAGTGCAGCACCTaccgagagggacagtgaccAGGTTGGGGTGCTTGGAGGCTAGGTTCTGTAGCTCCTGCAGAGAGGAAATTATGTGGGcatggagaggcaggaggggcagtGCAGAGGCTCCTCCTGTGTGCCGCTGTCCCCtccacacagcccctgcccggctggacctgcagccctttgcaagcCCCCTCCctactgcagctcctgccctgtcccccagctgccatcccaagccctgcccagtgtgtcccagcccagcctcacctgtgcTCGCTGCCCCTTGGGGTCCCTGCACCCCGCAAAGACCCACTTGGGTGGGGTTGGCATCCCCAGGAAGTGCTGGACGAGCCCCAGGCCGATGCCCCGGTTGGCGCCGGTCACCAGCACGGAGTGGATGTGAAGTtctcccatgctgctgctgctgcctctgccccagctgctgctgtgtgctcagctccctggtGCTTCTTTATAGCGTGGCCATGGCCACCCCACCCACGCAGGGCTTGCACTCACTTGACTCCtggcaccacctccccagctctttggACTCTAGGACAGAGATCCTGGCCAGGTGCCAGCCAACCTTATCAAAGGGCACAGCTCCTTTGCTTTCTCTGCCACATCCAtgccccaggtgctgctggcactgatgAAGGGAAAAGTAAATGTATATTTTAAGGGAAAAAGTAAATGTGGGGCTTTAAGCATACAAGAATCCTGTCCTTGCAGGGCCTGTGCTCAGCccctcagcagaggctgcagctctcctgccccagcttgtgTGCTGGGTCCACCCCCCCTAAAGCCAGAGCTCTTCCAGGCCTTGGGCATCACTCCTTGGCACTCTTGCCCTGGGCAAGGAATGCTgagcaatgtgcccctgtggccaagatggccaaggGGCATCCTGGGGGACATTCAGAAGAGGGTACCCATAAGGCCAAGGGAAATTCTCCTACCActttcctctgccctggtgattCCCTATCTGGAGtcttgggtccagttctgggctcctcagtttaggagagacagggaactgctggagagagtccagtgggggCTCCAAatctgctgagggccctggaggagctctgtgaggagccaaggctgagagccctggggctgttgatcctggagaagagcagccccagaggggatctgagcaatgctcagcaagagctaaggaCCTGTGGGACACAAGAGCCTGGGGACAGGATCTTGTCAGTAGTGCCCAGGGACAGATCAAGGGGCAGACAGCACatactggcacccaggaggtttcacctgagcaggaggtgcaccttgtttggtgtgagtgctggaggcctggagcaggctgcccagagacgttgtggagtctccttctcttcagagcttccaaacccccctggcccttgtgatcctggacaagctgctgtgggtgccctccTTTAGCAGAGGAGTTGAAttggatgatctgcagagatcccttccagccaccaCCATGTtaggattctgggattctgggattctgtgaccttcagctgagcagcaggatccTTCTATGCAGCACTTCACATATAGAAGCTTTCCATCTTGGCACACCAGGAAGACTTGGCCCTGATTGCCCAGGGTGCAGTCCCACCTCCTGCACTATCAGCTCAGGTGTACTCAGGCTCCCCTGGGTGTTCCCTCAAAGGCAATGCCCATGCTGCTCATGGAGGTATTGAGAAACACACTTTGCCAGCTTGGCACAGTCATCTCAAGCTCCTTTCATCTACCTGCCACTGTATTGAGCCCCATGCCATGTCCTGGCCATGCCACTGCCCAGTGGTGACTTGCTGAAGAATCCATAGACAGTGATGGATGAGCTGCTGATCAATGGATAGCGGGAGACCTGCCCAGAGGGAACCTGAAGGCTAAGGGGCCTTGTTGGGGATTGGTTTAAGCAAAAAGGACATGActcccaggaacacctgtgcaattcaggccttgaaggattttctgttgataatatagcaatggagtaggagcaGTGGGAAAGTGCTgattgcttggtatgctgaggtcaagctgcccctgagaagaggcaaacaagataaggaggagacaagagctgggaaaaagagcaattagactgAGTAGAAAAAAACATAAAGTAATGAAAATAATGATGTAATCTGTTAGAGATAAACCAATagtatgtgttaaattagaatagaattaactatgcataagactataaataatgaagcatggaacaataaagttggatggTTTCTATCACTCATACTGAGTGCTGTCGTCCCTGTCTCCGTTCTCATCagggcctctctcctctcatgccCAGTTCACAGGCTCTAGCAGTGAAGCTCTTCTGTGATCCAGTTCTCTTGGggcttttctgctttctgcctctACTGCAGGGCTCTTGGAGTGTTGGTTGCCTTGGGCCAGGTGCAAGGCCCAGGTGTGGTTTGCCTGCTAGGGCAGGCTCTTTAGCTTCACCTCCAGCTGCATCTGGCTCTTGTTGCTtcttggtgagaacaaggccaATTGCCACCATTTCGGATGGTTTAAATATCGTCCAAAGACAATTAATGCCTGTTGGTAACTGAGACACCTGACAGCTTAACCTATAGAATGGTTGTGGTGGATTAGAAattcccccaacattaaattttgccagaccagctcaggttggaagcaaatgaagttaTATTTACATGCAagactacaatctacaatgaaatgcagtgaatatatacaaaatatacagtatttaccatatttacaggtatttacaattcataaacagcacaagaacccccctggacaaagaCCAGGGGactgcaacagcttctccctccctgcctcctcttgAACCACCTttacacaaagggacaagagaaaagagcagagagaagttgttaataccagtcacaacaaagcagtgcagccgAAGTCAAGCAGACACGAGTTAGTCTCTCCCACAGCAAAGAAGCGAAAAGAGAGATACTGGGTTTGTACAACTAGTTTAAGACTGTTatctttccaatgggattgtttagaactgtCATTGTCTTACTTTTTACACcaaatagtgatttatttatagtCAACCActctctgttcaagatctgtggaaaaaattTTAAACgcatagcctaaacctaccACTATCCTCCCCTTCTATCCAATTCCATTGCTTGCTAATActatccatctaatctaaacAATAGCTACaataatgaataaataaagttcatagtccatatGTTCAGTTTATCTTCTGTTCCAGCTATCTCCTATGTAGATGATTTAAAAGTTTGGAAAACAGGAAGTAataaaacagtttgtctctttgcagatgagatgaagaaaaggaacGGGGACTTTCAGGTGACTCAGGGCTCATGCACCGtggattcctcatggattcatGCTTTGGGCACAAtgttgtatctgtacaacactctgaaattAAAATCTCTCAGCTAAAATTATATTTCTTTGTGGGACACACtaaatttcaccattctcttgcatcacccagtaagtgtgaccaggaccttcagcagaaaccactcCTCAGACAGGCttagcctctcctgaaggagaaaatacccaaacagttttccctaacagattcttttctcaaATAACAGGAACTTTATCACCTTATACCTTTCATAACAAATCTGATTGTGCAGATCCAGCTCAATTTACTGAACCTCTACAATTTACTGACCAAGTTGCTTGTGCTAGGtatttttcccagtttttcaaagttCCACCACCCATGGCTGTCAGGGTGGTTTCCCTTGTAGGGAATGTGATATATCTACTCAATgctgtgctctttggcccagttctTTATGAGATTGTTTCTTAAATGAGTTCTGTTGTCTGATGTAATTCTCTCTGCAGTaccatgtctccacaggatttgtctctccagaccaagaatggtgttaCGTGCAGTTGCATGAGAAACTGGGTAAGTTTCCAACTATCCAGTgcttgcctctaccatagtcaACACATATGGTTTACCAAGTCGAGAAtgatctcctcctatgatcaggtgacccacctggtggatgaggggagggctgtggatgtggtctacttggacttcagcaaggcctgtgacaccatcccccacagcagactgctggctaagctgtcagctcgtggctgggacagcaacactctgtgctaggttaggaactggctggagggccgagctcagagagtggtggtgaatggtgctggcagccaggcaccagtggcgtcccccagggatcagtgctgggccccatgctctttaatatcttcattgatgatctggatgagggggttaagtcagtcatcagcaaatttgcagatgacaccaagttgggagcagttGTTGgccagttagagggcagaaaggctctgcagagggaccttgaccgactggacagatgggcagaggccaacaggatggcattcaacaagtccaagtgccaggggctgcactttggccacaactccaggcagagtgtggtggtttaggctgggtgctggcccggatgccactgcacagaccacacctgggaggtcccaagaggtaggcccagcccagggggtggtcacaggaagccaggtattccattcccataatgccctgtcCCCTATAATACATCCAcgtggggtcttcacttcctctttcgtcccctgctgctgcctaggtaaaatggctgagctgcctcccttgggcctgcccaggcccaaggctgggttgggggggtggagaaagagccctggggggggggggggttgggtgtacccccaggtggggatgggacgttcttgggtatgttctgggatctctctcttttgtcatggtgcctgtggttctctgtataactttcattgttgtttgttgttgttttcccatttaaacttaatatcacttttgcaatccgtttgtctgagtcattatttctgcccgtggtggggaggggatctgccccaacccactacacaggctggggtcagagtggctgagagctgccaaacagagagggacctgggagtgctgatcgacagccacctaaacatgagccagcagtgtgcccaggtggccaagaaggccaagggcatcctggcctgcattaggaatagtgtggccagcaggagcagggaggtcattgtgcccctggactctgcattggttaggccacaccttgagtactgtgtccaggtctgggaccctcagtttaggaaggacattgagacacttgaaggtgtccagagaaggccaacaaggctggggagaggccttgagcacagccctgtgaggagaggctgagggagctgggattgtttagcctggagaagaggagactcaggggagacctcattgccctctacaactccctgaaggggggttgtagccaggagggagttggtctcttctcccaggcacccagcaccagaacaagaggacacagtctcaagcagcaccaggggaagtttaggctggaggtgaggagaaagttcttaacagagagagttgttagccattggaatgtgctgcccagggaggtggtggagtcctcatccctggaggtgttcaagaggggattggatgtgacacttggtgccatggtctagtcatgaggtctgtggtgagaagttggactcgatgatcctcgaggtctcttctaaccttggtgatactgtgatactgtaaatgtCACAATCATGGGTGAC encodes:
- the LOC128898170 gene encoding C-factor-like, with the translated sequence MTEIYTTNTIGPLLMGQAFLPLLKKAAQGSPGSALSCSKAAIINISSTGGCITSPGIFDLMPVISYRCSKTALNMLTKCQSLGYREHGILCVALQPGWVQTELGSSGGYQPPVTVDASVQGMLKVLSSLSEKDTGTFLDWEGNVLPW